A single Chlamydia suis DNA region contains:
- the dxr gene encoding 1-deoxy-D-xylulose-5-phosphate reductoisomerase, with amino-acid sequence MKRLSLIGSTGSIGKQVLQVVRSIPDAFVIETLAAYGRNRESLISQIKEFMPRMVAVRDETTYRELRKAFPKVEILLGEEGLVSVATAPSVDMTIVASSGIDALPAVIAAIREKKQLALANKESLVAAGELVTRLAKEHHVDILPIDSEHNALFQCLEGREPSTIKKLLLTASGGPLRDKSKEELQRVTLQEVLQHPVWNMGPKITVDSSTLVNKGLEIIEAFWLFGLQDVEIDAVIHPQSLIHGMVEFCDGTILSVMNPPSMLFPIQHVLTYPDRYPPVSSKLDWLTQQTLEFLPIDEERFPSVQLAKKVLHEGGSMGCFFNGANEALVQRFLSGEIAWHQIVPKLQDLVDGHRVQSCLSLEDILQIDSEARALAREC; translated from the coding sequence TTGAAGCGCTTGTCTTTGATTGGTTCAACAGGGAGTATAGGAAAGCAGGTTTTGCAGGTAGTGCGATCAATTCCCGATGCATTTGTTATTGAAACGCTTGCTGCATATGGACGCAATCGAGAAAGTTTGATCTCTCAGATTAAAGAGTTCATGCCTCGAATGGTTGCTGTTCGTGATGAGACCACCTACAGAGAACTTCGCAAGGCTTTCCCAAAAGTTGAAATCCTTCTAGGAGAAGAAGGCTTAGTTTCTGTGGCTACTGCGCCTTCTGTAGATATGACGATTGTCGCTTCTTCTGGCATAGATGCTTTACCTGCTGTGATTGCGGCTATCCGAGAGAAAAAGCAACTGGCTTTAGCCAATAAAGAATCTTTAGTAGCTGCAGGAGAACTGGTCACTCGTTTAGCTAAAGAACATCATGTAGATATTCTACCTATAGATAGTGAACATAATGCCCTTTTCCAATGTTTAGAGGGGAGAGAGCCTTCTACAATTAAAAAATTGCTTTTAACAGCGTCAGGAGGACCATTAAGAGATAAGTCGAAAGAAGAGTTGCAACGAGTTACTTTACAAGAGGTTTTGCAACATCCTGTTTGGAATATGGGCCCAAAGATTACGGTAGATTCTTCGACCTTAGTAAATAAGGGATTAGAGATCATTGAAGCTTTTTGGTTATTCGGATTACAGGATGTAGAGATTGATGCTGTCATACATCCCCAAAGCCTTATTCATGGAATGGTAGAGTTTTGCGATGGAACGATCCTTTCTGTAATGAATCCTCCTAGCATGCTTTTCCCCATACAACATGTCCTGACGTATCCGGATCGTTATCCTCCGGTAAGTTCGAAGTTAGATTGGCTGACACAGCAAACTTTAGAGTTTCTGCCTATTGACGAAGAAAGATTTCCAAGTGTTCAGCTAGCAAAAAAAGTGCTTCATGAGGGAGGCTCTATGGGGTGCTTTTTTAATGGAGCTAACGAGGCTTTAGTTCAACGGTTTTTATCTGGAGAGATTGCTTGGCATCAAATTGTTCCTAAATTACAAGATCTTGTGGATGGCCATCGAGTGCAATCTTGTTTATCTTTAGAGGATATTTTGCAGATAGACTCAGAAGCCAGAGCGCTTGCTCGAGAGTGTTAA
- a CDS encoding RIP metalloprotease produces the protein MTIIYFVLAALALGFLILIHELGHLLAAKAVGMTVESFSIGFGPALVRRTKGGIEYRIGAIPFGGYVRIKGMDRHDKECSIDKEKTVYDIPGGFFSKSAWKRIFVLAAGPLANILVALFAFGVLYFAGGRTKSFSEHTSVVGWVHPSLEKKGLSAGDRIFFCNGQVYSGNKMAFSSALLDRKLLLQGEHPAYFSDAKAFSLDVPFDPTIEGVPCLGASYLLYRGSEPLPEKSPLIDAGLSEGDRLVWMDGALVFSGAQVSQMLNEKKAFLRVERQGGEVVFIRQARVLAGDLQLTSYFKNELIDCQYEAGLKGKWASLYMLPYVINSEGFVESKINLLSTDRGSLDYQLELGDKIVAVDGIPVMSNADILRLVQDHRVSLIFQKMSSEQLAILNQKDADKAFIDSYDMDDLLRIAESVGEEREVSRLGAYRLVSRIQPRPWVHIYSEELLDQQRALASKFRDEHERRYYLERIEAEKQRISLGIPLKDLAVQYNPAPLTLMGESVADSLKTVKALGMGRLSPQWLSGPVGIVRILHTGWSMGVPEALSWIGLISINLAVLNLLPIPVLDGGYILLCLWEILSRRRLNMRLIEKGLIPFMILLILFFVFLTFQDLSRVFIS, from the coding sequence ATGACGATAATATATTTTGTTCTTGCAGCCCTGGCCCTAGGTTTTTTGATTTTAATTCATGAACTTGGCCATTTGTTGGCAGCGAAAGCTGTAGGAATGACTGTAGAAAGTTTTAGTATAGGGTTTGGGCCAGCGCTTGTTCGAAGAACAAAAGGGGGCATTGAATATCGGATAGGGGCTATTCCTTTTGGAGGATATGTTCGGATCAAAGGTATGGACCGGCATGATAAAGAATGCTCTATTGATAAGGAAAAGACGGTTTACGATATCCCTGGAGGTTTTTTTAGTAAGTCTGCTTGGAAACGCATCTTCGTTTTAGCAGCAGGGCCTCTAGCCAATATACTGGTGGCTCTTTTTGCTTTTGGGGTCTTGTATTTTGCGGGAGGGAGAACAAAATCTTTTTCTGAACACACGAGTGTTGTCGGGTGGGTTCATCCTTCTTTAGAGAAAAAAGGACTGAGCGCAGGAGATCGCATCTTTTTCTGCAATGGGCAAGTCTATTCTGGGAATAAAATGGCGTTCTCTTCTGCTTTGCTTGATAGAAAACTTCTGTTACAGGGAGAGCATCCAGCCTACTTCTCCGACGCAAAAGCTTTTTCGTTGGATGTGCCGTTTGATCCTACCATCGAGGGAGTCCCTTGCTTAGGGGCCAGCTACCTACTGTATCGGGGATCTGAGCCTTTGCCGGAAAAATCTCCTCTGATAGACGCAGGGTTGTCTGAGGGGGATCGTTTAGTATGGATGGATGGGGCCTTAGTATTTTCTGGTGCACAGGTCTCTCAAATGCTCAACGAAAAGAAAGCTTTTTTGCGAGTTGAGCGTCAAGGTGGTGAGGTTGTATTTATTCGTCAAGCTAGGGTCTTAGCTGGAGATCTGCAACTGACTTCTTACTTTAAGAATGAGCTCATTGATTGCCAGTATGAAGCTGGATTGAAAGGGAAGTGGGCTTCGCTATATATGTTGCCATATGTCATTAATAGCGAAGGGTTTGTTGAAAGTAAAATAAACCTTCTAAGCACTGACCGGGGATCTCTGGATTACCAGCTAGAATTAGGAGATAAAATTGTTGCTGTGGATGGCATCCCTGTTATGAGCAATGCAGATATTTTACGCCTTGTTCAAGACCATAGGGTTTCCTTAATCTTTCAAAAAATGTCTTCAGAACAGCTCGCGATTTTAAATCAGAAAGATGCAGACAAAGCGTTCATTGACTCTTATGATATGGACGATCTTTTGCGTATCGCAGAGTCTGTTGGAGAAGAGCGAGAGGTTTCTCGCCTAGGGGCGTATCGTTTGGTATCTCGAATACAGCCTAGACCTTGGGTACATATTTATTCTGAAGAATTATTGGATCAACAGCGAGCCCTTGCTTCTAAATTTCGGGATGAGCATGAAAGACGCTATTATCTCGAAAGAATAGAAGCTGAAAAGCAGCGCATTTCTTTAGGAATTCCTCTTAAAGATTTGGCGGTTCAGTATAATCCTGCTCCTTTAACCCTGATGGGGGAATCTGTCGCTGATAGCTTAAAAACGGTAAAGGCCTTAGGAATGGGGAGATTGAGTCCTCAGTGGCTATCAGGTCCTGTGGGAATTGTGCGTATTTTGCACACAGGATGGTCTATGGGAGTCCCTGAAGCTTTATCTTGGATTGGGTTAATTAGCATAAATTTAGCTGTATTGAATCTACTCCCTATACCAGTCTTAGACGGGGGGTATATCCTTTTATGTCTTTGGGAAATTCTTTCCAGACGTAGGCTGAATATGCGACTCATTGAAAAAGGATTAATCCCGTTTATGATTCTGCTGATTCTATTTTTTGTATTCCTGACTTTCCAAGACCTTTCCAGGGTTTTCATTAGCTGA
- a CDS encoding esterase/lipase family protein, translating to MKNFLLTILFLLIGTPLLADPAVIQTLTSGVAGVSSIREEKESVVCVHAFLRSYSSLKPIGRVLEKENYDVFIWNYETRKFTLEKHAEHLIRLLNKIAELKPGVPINFVTHSVGGVIVRVALAHPDCPEEAKRGKAILMAPPNAGSTLARRYSRSSLVQFVFGGKLGMQLLTYSPEHMLNVAKMPSTVDVLVLSGNKKSKFLPFQLEEDNDGKVCVTETRLDTPHQNYIIDANHTYIITNKTSLFLMREFLRNGSRSHVLNQVPEEIEVSMKQAPKPTANKEKSKDIYIIHCFGAHPYSLYGFPKSRTSANENPGKVLESQEYKK from the coding sequence ATGAAGAATTTTTTATTAACCATACTCTTTCTATTAATAGGAACCCCCCTACTAGCAGATCCTGCTGTAATTCAAACTTTAACATCCGGGGTTGCTGGGGTCTCTTCGATACGCGAAGAAAAAGAATCTGTTGTGTGCGTTCACGCATTCCTACGATCTTATAGTTCGCTAAAACCTATCGGTCGAGTTCTGGAAAAAGAAAATTATGATGTTTTCATTTGGAACTACGAAACGCGAAAATTTACTTTAGAAAAACATGCGGAGCATCTTATCCGCTTGCTCAATAAAATTGCAGAGCTGAAGCCTGGCGTACCCATTAATTTCGTCACCCACTCTGTGGGAGGAGTTATTGTTCGCGTAGCATTAGCACACCCAGACTGTCCTGAAGAAGCGAAAAGAGGTAAAGCTATCCTCATGGCGCCCCCTAATGCCGGATCGACATTAGCAAGACGCTATAGTCGAAGCTCTCTAGTACAATTCGTTTTCGGAGGAAAGCTTGGGATGCAGCTCCTAACCTATAGCCCGGAGCATATGTTGAACGTGGCAAAAATGCCCTCTACCGTTGATGTCTTAGTATTAAGCGGAAATAAAAAAAGCAAATTTCTTCCATTCCAACTGGAAGAAGATAATGATGGGAAGGTTTGTGTAACAGAAACAAGACTGGACACACCACACCAAAATTACATTATTGATGCGAACCACACCTACATCATTACCAATAAGACTTCTCTTTTCCTAATGAGGGAGTTTCTGCGCAACGGCAGCCGAAGTCATGTGCTTAACCAAGTCCCCGAAGAAATAGAGGTTAGCATGAAACAGGCCCCTAAACCAACAGCAAACAAAGAAAAAAGCAAAGACATTTACATCATTCACTGTTTCGGAGCCCACCCCTATAGCCTTTATGGATTCCCTAAAAGCAGAACCTCAGCTAATGAAAACCCTGGAAAGGTCTTGGAAAGTCAGGAATACAAAAAATAG
- the recF gene encoding DNA replication/repair protein RecF (All proteins in this family for which functions are known are DNA-binding proteins that assist the filamentation of RecA onto DNA for the initiation of recombination or recombinational repair.), whose product MRVFSLFLKDFRNYTELRLEFGPEMNAIFGLNAQGKTNLLEALYILSLGRSFRTNRLTEAIRFGAPHFFIEAVFSQNQVFHTLSIQVDKHGKKILFDGAPITKLSELVGLFPVILFSVKDTAIIEGPPAERRRFLDLLLAQASEKYTEQISLYHKALDQRNASIKTHNLKTIAAWNSPLIAYGSLVAFLRYECTKKLNRIFQNLWDNTLKETLSLHYESSLITTDSPTLNAIAGNYYEQLRTANAKDLELGYTTIGPHRDELIIKLNNLPVAKFSSEGQKHSLLAILRFAECIYFQEEFLLRPLLCMDDIHACLDQDRLKQLFQLSASLGQTVTTSTTCPESLSAESFIFHVAQARVSLVSPHSL is encoded by the coding sequence ATGCGGGTTTTCTCTTTATTTCTTAAAGATTTCAGAAATTATACAGAGCTTCGTCTAGAATTCGGACCGGAGATGAATGCAATCTTCGGTCTTAATGCTCAAGGAAAAACAAATCTTCTTGAGGCGCTATACATTTTATCTTTAGGGCGCTCTTTTCGAACAAACCGTTTGACCGAGGCTATACGCTTTGGAGCGCCTCACTTCTTTATAGAAGCTGTTTTTTCTCAAAATCAAGTTTTTCATACGCTTTCTATTCAAGTAGATAAGCATGGAAAAAAAATTCTTTTTGACGGAGCCCCTATTACCAAATTATCTGAGCTTGTGGGGTTATTTCCTGTTATTCTTTTTTCTGTAAAAGATACGGCTATTATTGAAGGGCCTCCAGCAGAACGACGTCGGTTTCTGGATCTCTTACTGGCCCAGGCCTCAGAAAAATATACAGAGCAGATTTCTTTGTATCATAAGGCTTTAGATCAGCGCAACGCTTCTATTAAAACACACAATCTCAAAACTATTGCAGCTTGGAACTCGCCTCTTATTGCTTATGGAAGTCTTGTGGCATTTTTACGCTATGAGTGCACTAAAAAACTGAATCGAATTTTTCAAAATCTTTGGGATAATACATTAAAAGAAACCTTATCTCTTCATTATGAAAGTTCTCTTATCACTACAGACTCTCCCACACTGAATGCTATTGCAGGTAATTATTACGAACAGCTTCGAACGGCTAACGCTAAAGACCTTGAGCTCGGCTATACAACAATAGGGCCTCATCGAGATGAATTGATCATTAAGCTCAATAATCTCCCTGTGGCTAAGTTTTCTAGCGAAGGGCAAAAGCATTCTCTTCTAGCCATTCTTCGATTTGCAGAATGTATATATTTTCAGGAAGAATTTCTACTTCGACCGCTTTTGTGTATGGATGACATTCATGCTTGTCTTGATCAAGATCGGTTAAAACAACTGTTTCAGCTTTCGGCCTCTTTAGGACAGACAGTTACAACCTCTACAACCTGCCCTGAGTCTCTTAGTGCCGAGTCTTTCATTTTTCATGTTGCACAAGCGCGAGTATCGCTTGTCTCCCCCCATTCCTTATAA
- the dnaN gene encoding DNA polymerase III subunit beta, with translation MKFVISRNELGNLIKKVQNVVPQSTPIPVLTHVLIESCNDELVFTATDLTVSTRCVVKAKVYESGSVTIPSRRFFQLIRELTEANIEVAAQSGEMATITSGSSCFRLLSMGKEDFPMLPDMQNALRFTLDSEQLKDMFQRTSFAVSREESRYVLTGVLLSISNGTMTVVGTDGKRLAKIDTEISLDPSFSGDYIIPIKAVEEIIRMASEDSQATIFLDQTKIAVECGNTLLVTKLLSGEFPDFSPVISTQSSVRLDLHREELISLLKQVALFTNESSHSVKFSFSPGELTLTANCTKVGEGKVSMAVNYAGETLEIAFNPFFFLDILKHSRDELVQLGISDSYNPGIITDSTRSLFVIMPMRLHDD, from the coding sequence ATGAAATTCGTTATTTCCCGCAATGAATTAGGAAATCTGATTAAAAAAGTTCAAAATGTCGTTCCACAAAGTACTCCGATCCCCGTATTGACCCACGTACTTATAGAAAGCTGTAACGACGAATTGGTCTTCACTGCTACAGACCTAACTGTCAGCACCCGATGTGTTGTTAAAGCAAAGGTTTATGAGTCTGGATCGGTAACAATACCCTCTCGACGTTTTTTTCAACTGATTCGAGAATTAACAGAGGCTAATATCGAAGTAGCAGCCCAGTCTGGAGAGATGGCAACGATTACCTCCGGTTCCTCTTGTTTCAGATTATTGAGTATGGGGAAAGAAGACTTTCCTATGCTGCCAGACATGCAAAATGCTCTCCGCTTTACCCTCGATTCTGAGCAATTAAAAGACATGTTTCAAAGAACATCTTTTGCAGTATCCCGAGAGGAGAGCCGCTACGTACTCACGGGGGTTTTGCTTTCTATTTCCAACGGTACGATGACTGTTGTCGGAACTGATGGAAAACGTTTAGCAAAAATCGACACAGAGATTTCTTTAGATCCTAGCTTTTCAGGAGACTACATTATTCCTATCAAAGCAGTCGAAGAAATCATTCGTATGGCTTCAGAAGACTCCCAGGCCACCATCTTCCTGGATCAAACAAAAATTGCTGTAGAATGTGGGAATACTCTTTTGGTGACCAAGCTTCTTTCCGGCGAATTTCCTGATTTTTCCCCTGTTATTTCTACTCAGAGCAGCGTTCGCCTAGACCTTCATCGTGAAGAGCTGATCTCCCTTCTTAAACAGGTAGCCCTTTTCACAAACGAGTCTTCTCATTCTGTGAAATTTAGCTTCTCGCCAGGAGAACTCACTCTAACAGCGAACTGTACGAAAGTTGGAGAAGGGAAAGTAAGTATGGCTGTGAATTACGCAGGAGAAACTCTGGAAATTGCCTTCAATCCCTTCTTCTTTTTAGATATATTAAAACACAGCCGTGATGAACTTGTTCAATTAGGAATCTCTGATTCTTATAATCCTGGAATTATTACAGACTCCACGCGCAGTCTGTTCGTCATTATGCCTATGAGATTGCACGACGATTAA
- the smpB gene encoding SsrA-binding protein SmpB, whose amino-acid sequence MGVKEIVSNRKAFHNYEVLETFDAGIVLTGTEIKSLRDHGGNLSDAYVTISKGEAWLLQSSIAPYRFGNIYNHEERRKRKLLLHKYEIQKLDSRISQKGLTIVPLSLFFSKGFIKVRLGCCRGKKAHDKRQAIIEREKKRELSAAMKHSYR is encoded by the coding sequence ATGGGCGTTAAGGAAATCGTTTCGAATCGTAAAGCTTTTCACAATTATGAAGTGTTAGAGACGTTTGATGCAGGGATTGTTTTAACAGGAACAGAGATCAAATCTTTGCGGGACCATGGTGGAAATCTGAGCGATGCTTATGTAACGATCTCAAAAGGAGAAGCTTGGTTGTTACAGTCTAGTATAGCGCCTTATCGTTTTGGGAATATCTATAATCATGAAGAGCGTCGTAAGCGTAAGCTTCTCTTGCACAAGTATGAAATTCAAAAGTTAGATTCCCGAATTTCTCAGAAGGGACTAACGATAGTGCCTTTAAGCCTCTTCTTTTCTAAGGGGTTTATTAAGGTTCGTCTTGGTTGTTGCCGAGGGAAGAAAGCTCATGATAAGCGGCAGGCTATAATTGAGAGAGAGAAGAAGCGGGAATTGTCTGCTGCTATGAAGCATTCTTATCGGTAA
- a CDS encoding FAD:protein FMN transferase produces the protein MGKFFTSYVLICALFLIQACSPPSKTTFEGVRMTIPYRIVFGGTLSPHQVKQAQKEIDRVFNHIDQIFNNWNPCSEISRINRADTSSPIPLSPELFSFLCEIDRFHTISDGRFDPTLGALKNLWLLHLKSQTLPPQDLLQSYKQNTGWHLLSLDKTQQTLKKLSPLVQLDLCGAVKGFTVDLLGLVCSQFCQNYYVEWGGEIKVAGKHPSGRLWAVASSATPKILQLNNHAIATSGSQYQKWCVNKKIYTHILDPVTGTPLEESRYPIVAVSVIDESCAFADAMATALTTFPSKKEALDWAQKKGLCVYITDKNAS, from the coding sequence ATGGGAAAGTTTTTCACGTCATACGTGCTAATCTGTGCTCTGTTCTTGATTCAGGCCTGCTCTCCTCCTTCAAAAACAACTTTTGAAGGAGTCCGCATGACTATCCCTTACCGCATTGTATTTGGAGGAACGCTCTCCCCTCACCAAGTAAAACAGGCTCAAAAAGAAATCGATCGCGTTTTTAACCACATTGATCAGATATTCAATAATTGGAATCCTTGCTCTGAAATTTCGCGCATTAATCGAGCCGACACAAGCTCTCCTATCCCCTTATCTCCAGAGCTTTTTTCCTTTTTATGTGAAATCGACCGATTTCATACCATTTCTGATGGACGTTTTGATCCCACATTAGGAGCCTTAAAAAATTTATGGTTGCTTCACCTGAAATCCCAAACACTCCCTCCTCAAGACCTCCTTCAATCTTACAAGCAGAACACAGGCTGGCATCTACTCTCTCTTGATAAAACCCAGCAAACGTTAAAAAAACTGTCTCCACTTGTCCAATTAGATCTTTGTGGAGCCGTCAAAGGATTTACAGTGGATTTATTAGGACTTGTCTGCTCCCAATTTTGTCAAAATTATTATGTAGAATGGGGAGGAGAAATCAAGGTCGCTGGGAAGCACCCCTCCGGAAGACTTTGGGCCGTTGCTTCATCAGCAACGCCTAAGATTCTTCAGCTTAATAATCACGCCATCGCGACAAGTGGAAGCCAATACCAGAAATGGTGTGTGAATAAAAAAATCTATACACACATCCTAGATCCCGTAACTGGCACCCCTTTAGAAGAGAGTCGATATCCTATCGTAGCAGTGTCCGTGATTGATGAAAGTTGTGCTTTCGCAGATGCCATGGCTACCGCATTGACGACCTTTCCCTCTAAGAAAGAAGCCCTGGACTGGGCACAAAAGAAGGGGCTTTGCGTCTATATTACCGATAAGAATGCTTCATAG
- the folD gene encoding bifunctional methylenetetrahydrofolate dehydrogenase/methenyltetrahydrofolate cyclohydrolase FolD: MLLKGAPAANCILATIKDQIQSHSGAPGLAVVLVGNNPASEIYVSMKVKRATDLGMVSRSYRKPSDATLSDILALIHQLNCDEDIHGILVQLPLPKHLDTQAILSSISPDKDVDGLHPTNVGKLLLGETDGFVPCTPAGIVELLKYYEISLYGKHVVILGRSNIVGKPLAALLMQKHADTNASVTVLHSQSEHISEITRTADILVSAIGVPLFVTREMISEKTIVIDVGTSRIPAANPKGYSLAGDVDFNNVAPVCQAITPVPGGVGPMTVALLMRNTWESFSRHTC, translated from the coding sequence ATGTTATTAAAGGGCGCTCCAGCTGCTAACTGTATTCTAGCAACAATCAAAGACCAGATTCAGTCCCATTCGGGAGCTCCAGGTCTTGCTGTTGTCTTGGTAGGAAACAACCCTGCCTCAGAAATTTACGTAAGCATGAAAGTGAAGCGCGCCACAGATTTAGGAATGGTATCTAGATCTTACCGAAAACCTTCAGATGCTACCCTTTCGGATATTCTAGCACTTATCCATCAGCTCAACTGCGATGAAGATATCCATGGTATCCTTGTTCAACTTCCTCTTCCTAAACATTTGGATACTCAAGCTATTCTTTCCTCCATTTCTCCCGATAAAGATGTCGATGGCCTACATCCTACAAACGTAGGCAAACTGCTTCTTGGAGAAACAGATGGGTTTGTTCCTTGCACTCCCGCAGGGATTGTTGAGCTTCTCAAATATTATGAAATTTCTCTCTACGGGAAACACGTTGTTATCTTAGGACGTAGTAATATTGTAGGAAAACCTCTAGCAGCTTTACTTATGCAAAAACATGCCGATACGAATGCTAGTGTAACCGTCCTTCATAGCCAGTCCGAACATATCTCAGAGATCACGAGAACTGCAGATATTCTTGTTTCCGCCATTGGTGTACCTCTTTTTGTAACCCGAGAAATGATCTCTGAAAAAACCATTGTGATCGATGTGGGCACGTCAAGAATCCCCGCAGCTAATCCTAAAGGGTATTCACTTGCTGGTGATGTAGATTTTAATAATGTTGCGCCAGTTTGCCAGGCAATAACTCCTGTCCCCGGAGGGGTTGGCCCAATGACCGTTGCCCTGCTAATGAGAAATACATGGGAAAGTTTTTCACGTCATACGTGCTAA
- the mreD gene encoding rod shape-determining protein MreD, producing MLSFLLFPRYFPEWRPVYFAPLVVTTFYSHPKERVLLWAMLSGLLCDMGSTCFMGIQAFLYVSTSLILYKTQKFFIKERWISLPLISALFALTFYFLSYPVLAFFNRPLCLYGMTFLADLQHVILVDLPYGTFLSLLTQKKSFTPQI from the coding sequence TTGCTCAGTTTTCTCTTGTTTCCCCGATATTTTCCTGAATGGCGGCCAGTGTATTTTGCTCCTTTGGTCGTCACTACTTTTTATTCTCATCCTAAAGAACGCGTTCTTCTTTGGGCAATGCTCTCTGGTCTTCTCTGCGATATGGGATCCACTTGCTTTATGGGTATCCAAGCATTTCTTTATGTAAGCACCTCTCTTATCCTGTACAAAACACAAAAGTTCTTTATAAAAGAGCGTTGGATCTCTCTTCCTTTAATTAGCGCACTGTTTGCTCTTACCTTCTATTTCCTGTCCTACCCTGTGCTTGCTTTTTTCAATCGCCCTCTTTGCTTATACGGAATGACTTTTCTCGCTGATTTACAACATGTAATCTTAGTAGACCTTCCCTACGGCACATTTCTCAGTCTTCTGACTCAAAAAAAGTCTTTCACTCCTCAGATCTAA
- the ltuB gene encoding late transcription unit protein LtuB: MKKRGSRKLAQVIGRKTRKYFPGSIENRTPKGPKHYYSTDLEEKETLRKRAEEFDALVHSLLDKQNSPNPDHILVFTYQNGFVETDVHNFGRYSVKL, encoded by the coding sequence ATGAAAAAAAGAGGTAGTCGTAAGCTGGCGCAAGTGATTGGGCGTAAGACCAGGAAATATTTCCCGGGCTCTATCGAGAATAGAACTCCAAAGGGGCCAAAACATTACTATAGCACGGACTTGGAAGAAAAAGAGACTCTTAGAAAGCGAGCGGAAGAGTTCGACGCTCTGGTCCACTCACTCTTAGATAAGCAAAATTCTCCAAATCCTGACCACATTTTGGTGTTCACTTATCAGAATGGGTTTGTAGAGACGGATGTACATAATTTTGGTAGGTATTCTGTAAAATTGTAA